From Phycodurus eques isolate BA_2022a chromosome 13, UOR_Pequ_1.1, whole genome shotgun sequence, a single genomic window includes:
- the napgb gene encoding N-ethylmaleimide-sensitive factor attachment protein, gamma b gives MAAQKINEAHEHIAKAEKCLKTSLTKWKPDFDSAASEYAKAAVCFKNAKQYEQAKDAYLKEAEYHTENKTLFHAAKAIEQAGMMMKEQKKMPEAIQYIEKACMMYMENGTPDTAAMALDRAGKLIEPLNIEKAVDLYQKAAGVFENEDRLRQAVELLGKASRLLVRLKRLDDAAVALQKEKNMYKEIENFPMCFKKTTAQVLIHLHRGDYVAADKCVRESYSLPGYSGSEDCVAMETLLQGFDEQDEDQVYRVCNSPLLKYMDNDYAKLAISLRVPGGGGKKKKAAAAPSGGAGGDKANVAADDEDEYEGGLC, from the exons ATGGCTGCCCAGAAAATAAACGAAGCCCACGAACACATAGCCAAAGCCGAGAAATG CTTAAAGACAAGCCTGACAAAGTGGAAGCCGGATTTTGACAGCGCCGCCTCAGAATACGCTAAAGCAG CCGTGTGCTTCAAGAACGCCAAGCAGTACGAGCAAGCTAAGGATGCTTACCTGAAGGAGGCCGAATATCACACAGAGAACAAGAC GCTTTTCCACGCTGCCAA GGCTATAGAACAAGCGGGCATGATGATGAAAGAGCAGAAGAAGATGCCCGAGGCCATCCAGTACATCGAGAAGGCGTGCATGATGTACATGGAGAACGGGACCCCCGACACCGCCGCCATGGCGCTGGACCGCGCTGGAAA GTTGATCGAGCCTCTCAACATTGAGAAAGCAGTGGACTTGTATCAGAAGGCAGCTGGTGTGTTTGAG AACGAGGACCGCCTGCGCCAAGCTGTGGAGTTACTGGGTAAAGCTTCCAGGCTGCTGGTGCGGTTAAAAAG GTTGGATGACGCTGCCGTGGCTCTGCAGAAAGAGAAGAACATGTACAAGGAGATTGAAAACTTTCCAATGTGCTTCAAG AAAACGACAGCTCAGGTGCTGATCCACCTTCACCGAGGAGACTACGTCGCGGCTGACAAGTGCGTCAGAGAGAGTTACAG CCTGCCGGGCTACAGCGGCAGCGAAGACTGCGTCGCCATGGAGACGCTGCTGCAGGGCTTCGACGAGCAGGACGAGGATCAGGTTTACCGCGTGTGCAACTCCCCTCTGCTCAAGTACATGGATAATGAC TACGCCAAGCTTGCCATCTCGCTGCGGGTGCCGGGCGGAGGaggcaagaagaagaaggccgCCGCGGCTCCATCAGGAGGTGCCGGCGGGGACAAGGCCAACGTTGCTGCTGACGACGAGGATGAGTATGAGGGCGGACTTTGTTAG
- the rab12 gene encoding ras-related protein Rab-12, producing the protein MDPRYDISRRVGGGSSSNSSPALGAQSRRRKMPPRPADLKLQIIIIGSRGVGKTSLMERYTDDTFCEACKSTVGVDFKIKTVELRGKKIRLQIWDTAGQERFNSITSAYYRGAKGIVLVYDITKQETFDDLPKWMKMIDKYASEEAELLLVGNKMDCESDRIISRQQGERFSSRISGMRFCETSAKDNCNVDEIFLKLVGDILSKMPLEVPNKELSGSLLSLQPEPEVPPELPPPRVRCC; encoded by the exons ATGGATCCGAGATATGACATCTCGCGAAGGGTCGGCGGCGGGAGCTCCTCGAACTCGTCACCCGCTCTCGGGGCTCAGTCGCGCCGCAGGAAGATGCCGCCCAGGCCCGCTGACTTGAAGCTTCAAATCATCATTATTGGCTCCCGCGGCGTGGGGAAAACCAGTCTCATGGAGCGATACACCGACGACACATTCTGCGAGGCCTGCAAGTCCACCGTAG GAGTGGATTTCAAAATCAAGACGGTGGAGTTGAGGGGAAAGAAGATCCGGTTGCAGATCTG GGACACAGCGGGCCAGGAGCGCTTCAACAGCATCACGTCGGCATACTACCGCGGCGCCAAGGGCATCGTGCTGGTCTACGACATCACCAAGCAGGAGACCTTCGACGACCTTCCCAAGTGGATGAAGATGATTGACAAG TATGCCTCCGAGGAGGCGGAGCTTCTCCTGGTGGGCAACAAGATGGACTGCGAGAGCGATCGGATCATCTCCAGACAACAAGGAGAAAGG TTTTCCTCCCGAATAAGTGGCATGCGTTTCTGCGAGACGAGTGCCAAAGACAACTGTAATGTGGACGAGATCTTCCTCAAGCTCGTGGGCGACATTCTCAGCAAG ATGCCGCTTGAGGTTCCCAACAAGGAGCTCTCCGGCAGTTTGCTGTCCCTACAGCCCGAACCCGAAGTGCCTCCGGAGTTACCCCCACCTCGCGTGCGCTGCTGCTGA